The following proteins come from a genomic window of Meiothermus sp. Pnk-1:
- a CDS encoding DeoR/GlpR family DNA-binding transcription regulator, with product MLPEERRHNLLRLTAERGRVKISEAAKRFGVSEMTIHRDIQLLESQGLVRKLHGGVALAGVQEVPYRERIVQQYAQKRAIAEAAVRLVQPGYTLYLSPGTTTTEIARLLPNENLTVITNSLPIAQELMHATQLEVVLTGGSVRRYAEALVGPAAEASLAQVFVNLAFVGITGMDPVGGLTVYSESEARVLQAALRSARKTILVADSSKWGKVMGPQVAPVEMVHVLISDAALPKSAVEYLQARDVAVTLVEVVEDKR from the coding sequence ATGCTACCGGAGGAGCGTCGTCATAATTTGTTACGCCTGACTGCCGAACGAGGCCGTGTGAAGATCTCAGAGGCAGCCAAGAGGTTTGGTGTATCCGAGATGACCATCCACCGAGACATCCAGCTGCTGGAGTCCCAGGGTTTAGTACGCAAATTACACGGTGGGGTGGCCTTGGCAGGAGTCCAGGAAGTTCCTTACCGAGAGCGCATAGTACAGCAGTATGCCCAAAAGCGCGCCATTGCGGAAGCAGCGGTCAGACTGGTTCAGCCTGGCTACACCCTTTATCTCTCACCCGGAACTACCACCACCGAGATCGCCCGCTTGCTGCCTAATGAAAACCTTACCGTGATCACCAACAGTCTACCTATTGCCCAAGAGCTGATGCACGCTACCCAACTTGAGGTAGTGCTCACCGGGGGCTCGGTGCGGCGTTATGCTGAGGCCTTGGTCGGCCCAGCAGCTGAGGCTAGTCTAGCTCAGGTCTTCGTTAATCTGGCTTTTGTAGGGATCACCGGCATGGATCCGGTGGGTGGACTGACTGTTTATTCAGAGAGCGAGGCCAGGGTCTTGCAAGCGGCCTTACGGTCTGCCCGCAAGACAATCTTGGTGGCGGACAGCAGCAAATGGGGCAAGGTGATGGGGCCACAGGTAGCGCCTGTGGAGATGGTGCATGTCCTCATAAGCGATGCAGCCTTGCCCAAGTCGGCGGTGGAGTATCTACAAGCTCGCGATGTGGCAGTAACCCTAGTAGAGGTAGTTGAGGACAAACGATGA
- a CDS encoding FGGY-family carbohydrate kinase: protein MSELLLGIDVGTYSSKGVLVAPDGTVLKSQVVEHGLDIPHPGWAEQDAERVWWADVVALCKTLLDGRPYTAGEVAAVCLSAIGPCLLPLDRQGRPLRRGILYGVDTRATEEIELLERSIGPAALFRLSGMALSSQAVGPKILWLRRHEPEIWRQTARITTASSYLTYRLTGEHVMDRHTASHYIPLFDLKSLEWTDRYAQQVADPSLLPRLGWSDELAGEVSPQGARETGLKAGTPVAVGAVDALAEAVSVGVAHPGDLMVMYGSTAFLLLVQESPTPDPRLWTVAGARQGQYNLAAGMATSGSLTRWFRDELARDLSETEAYKRLYQAAEQVPAGARGLLVLPYFSGERTPINDPKARGLIAGLSLSHRREELFRAALEGVGYGIRHNLETLGEVGTSVRRVVAVGGGTQGRTWLQIVSDISGQEQLLPEVTLGASYGDAFLAGVAGGLLRWDDLERWVRLKGRVAPNPAHKARYDELYRIYLEIYAATRTLMHRLAGMGQEGA from the coding sequence ATGAGCGAATTGCTCCTGGGTATCGACGTAGGCACCTACAGCAGCAAGGGGGTGCTGGTAGCGCCCGATGGCACCGTGCTGAAGAGTCAGGTAGTCGAACACGGCCTGGACATCCCGCATCCGGGATGGGCCGAGCAGGACGCGGAGAGGGTGTGGTGGGCCGACGTGGTGGCCCTCTGTAAAACTCTCCTCGACGGTAGACCCTATACCGCAGGCGAGGTGGCCGCGGTATGCCTCAGCGCGATCGGACCGTGTCTGCTGCCTTTGGACCGGCAAGGCCGCCCGCTGCGGCGGGGAATCCTGTACGGGGTGGACACCCGCGCTACCGAGGAAATCGAGTTGCTCGAGCGCTCCATCGGCCCCGCAGCGCTTTTCAGGCTCAGCGGCATGGCCCTCTCCAGCCAGGCCGTAGGACCGAAGATCCTCTGGCTCAGGCGCCACGAGCCCGAAATCTGGCGGCAAACAGCGCGCATCACCACCGCCAGCAGTTACCTGACCTACCGCCTGACGGGCGAGCACGTCATGGACCGCCATACCGCCAGCCACTACATTCCCCTCTTCGACCTGAAGAGCTTGGAGTGGACGGACCGTTACGCCCAGCAGGTAGCCGACCCTTCACTCCTGCCCCGCCTGGGCTGGAGCGACGAACTGGCCGGGGAGGTGAGCCCGCAAGGGGCCCGGGAAACCGGCCTCAAAGCGGGTACCCCGGTGGCCGTGGGGGCGGTGGACGCCCTGGCCGAGGCGGTGAGCGTGGGGGTGGCCCATCCGGGGGACCTGATGGTCATGTACGGCAGCACCGCGTTCTTACTCCTGGTGCAGGAGAGCCCCACCCCCGACCCCCGCCTGTGGACGGTCGCCGGGGCCCGCCAGGGGCAGTACAACCTGGCAGCGGGGATGGCCACCAGCGGCAGCCTGACCCGCTGGTTCCGTGACGAGCTGGCCCGCGACCTGAGCGAGACCGAAGCCTACAAACGACTCTACCAGGCAGCCGAGCAGGTACCGGCGGGGGCCCGCGGCTTGCTGGTCCTGCCTTACTTCAGCGGCGAGCGCACCCCCATCAACGACCCCAAAGCCCGGGGCCTCATCGCCGGGCTCAGCCTCTCGCACCGCCGCGAGGAGCTGTTCCGGGCAGCCCTCGAGGGCGTGGGATACGGTATCCGCCACAACCTCGAGACCCTCGGGGAGGTTGGTACCTCAGTACGGCGTGTAGTAGCGGTGGGGGGCGGCACCCAGGGGCGCACCTGGCTACAGATCGTCAGCGACATCAGCGGCCAGGAACAGCTCCTGCCCGAGGTGACCCTCGGGGCTAGCTACGGCGACGCTTTCTTAGCCGGGGTGGCCGGGGGCCTCCTGCGCTGGGACGATCTGGAACGGTGGGTGCGCCTCAAAGGGCGCGTCGCCCCCAATCCCGCCCACAAAGCCCGCTATGACGAGTTGTACCGGATTTACCTGGAAATCTACGCCGCCACCCGTACCCTGATGCACCGCCTCGCCGGGATGGGCCAGGAGGGCGCCTGA
- the xylB gene encoding xylulokinase has protein sequence MKRHGLLGLDIGTSGCKGLLVSLEGRVLGAQSAEHPLLVPRPGWAEQEPEVWWEASVAVLKRLAEQAEEQKIEILALGLTGQMHGAVFLDSLGNPIRPALLWNDGRTAGECREIEERVGPQRLREIAGNPALTGFQAPKILWLRKNEPEAYARVRHLLLPKDFIRYRLTGGFATDASDAAGTLLLDLARRDYSPEILGALEIPPEWLPSVHEGPQITGYVSPEAARRTGLPAGLPVAAGGGDNAAAAVGSGVVREGTASVSVGTSGVIFAPSDRLRLDPEGALHAFCHAVPGKYHLMGVVLSAGGSLRWYRDTLAGEEVAAAQGAGRDPYEVLMDQAGPIPAGAEGLYFLPYLAGERTPHLDPQARGGWVGLSLAHRKGHLVRAILEGVAFALKDSLVRITALGIQPEALRTVGGGMRSPLWRAIVAATLEAPLQGLEVEEGPAFGAALLAGVGVEVYPDVDEAVAKAVRLKPETTFPDPRLAQTYQELYRQYIRLYPALKESGVFRVHPK, from the coding sequence ATGAAACGACACGGTCTGTTGGGCCTGGACATCGGCACCAGCGGTTGCAAAGGGTTGTTGGTGAGCCTGGAGGGGAGGGTTCTGGGCGCGCAGAGCGCGGAACATCCCCTGCTCGTCCCCCGGCCCGGCTGGGCCGAACAGGAGCCCGAGGTCTGGTGGGAGGCCTCTGTGGCGGTGCTAAAGCGGCTGGCAGAGCAGGCCGAAGAACAAAAGATCGAGATCCTGGCCCTGGGGCTCACCGGCCAGATGCACGGCGCGGTGTTCCTGGATAGCCTCGGCAACCCCATCCGGCCCGCGCTATTGTGGAACGACGGACGCACCGCAGGCGAGTGCCGGGAGATCGAGGAACGGGTAGGCCCCCAGCGGCTGCGGGAGATCGCTGGAAACCCCGCCCTCACCGGCTTCCAGGCCCCGAAAATCCTCTGGTTGCGGAAGAACGAACCGGAGGCCTACGCCAGGGTCCGGCACCTTCTGCTGCCTAAAGACTTCATCCGTTACCGGCTCACCGGAGGGTTCGCCACCGATGCCTCGGACGCAGCCGGTACCCTGCTGCTCGACCTGGCGCGGCGCGACTACTCGCCGGAGATTCTGGGGGCGCTCGAGATCCCCCCCGAGTGGCTCCCCAGCGTCCATGAAGGCCCACAAATCACCGGGTACGTGAGCCCGGAGGCGGCCCGCCGCACCGGGTTGCCGGCGGGCCTGCCGGTGGCGGCGGGTGGGGGGGATAACGCGGCGGCGGCGGTGGGGAGCGGGGTGGTACGGGAGGGAACCGCCTCGGTTTCGGTGGGCACCTCGGGGGTGATCTTCGCCCCCAGCGACCGCCTGCGCCTGGACCCGGAGGGGGCTTTGCACGCTTTTTGCCACGCCGTACCGGGCAAGTACCACCTGATGGGGGTGGTCCTCTCCGCCGGGGGCAGCCTGCGCTGGTACCGGGACACCCTGGCCGGGGAAGAGGTGGCCGCCGCCCAAGGAGCCGGGCGCGATCCCTACGAGGTGCTGATGGATCAGGCCGGGCCGATCCCGGCGGGCGCCGAAGGGCTTTATTTCCTGCCCTACCTGGCAGGAGAGCGCACCCCCCACCTGGACCCCCAGGCCCGGGGGGGCTGGGTGGGGCTCAGCCTGGCCCACCGCAAAGGCCACCTGGTGCGGGCCATCCTCGAGGGGGTGGCCTTCGCGCTGAAGGACTCGCTGGTACGGATCACCGCCTTGGGAATCCAGCCAGAGGCCTTGCGCACCGTGGGCGGGGGAATGCGCAGCCCGCTGTGGCGGGCCATCGTTGCGGCCACGCTGGAAGCCCCATTGCAGGGGCTCGAGGTGGAGGAGGGACCCGCCTTTGGCGCGGCGCTGCTGGCGGGGGTGGGGGTGGAGGTTTACCCGGACGTGGACGAGGCAGTGGCCAAAGCCGTCCGGCTCAAGCCCGAAACCACCTTCCCCGACCCTAGACTGGCGCAGACTTACCAGGAACTGTACCGGCAGTACATCCGGCTCTACCCGGCGCTCAAAGAGAGTGGCGTTTTTAGGGTACACCCAAAGTGA
- a CDS encoding dipeptidase codes for MQNKRYSGYKSFQYLEPGVDYKPFKLAKELDRVPSRKVEVTPEQEERVKRIFRENLIISLHDHCFVAPENLAEFFEFRRQGRDWTGYEGLSVSGLDCVFDNLMNGTAMITSRSGWKWDDIIYDIGMRLSDIAHQDMVVLATTTEDIVRAKQNGQIAFVVSLEGAAMIENELDRLDILYGLGVRCLGIAYSEGNQLGGGLREPNDGGLTVFGRKAVQRMNKLGIAIDISHSGDRTSMDTIEISEKPVFITHAGARALWNSNRLKPDEVIKACAAKGGVIGIEAAPHTTITHKNPRHSIDSFMEHFEYCVDLVGIDHVAFGPDVLFGDHVGLHHTLSEALSIAASRGALEYPKVEWVDGLESPAEAFPNIVRWLVKHGYSDEDIAKVVGGNIMRVLKEVWYK; via the coding sequence TGCAGAATAAACGCTATAGCGGATACAAGTCTTTCCAGTACCTCGAGCCCGGTGTTGACTACAAGCCCTTCAAGCTGGCCAAGGAGCTGGACCGGGTGCCAAGCCGCAAGGTAGAGGTGACCCCTGAGCAGGAGGAGCGGGTAAAGCGCATCTTCCGGGAAAACCTCATCATCTCATTGCACGATCACTGTTTCGTAGCCCCTGAAAACCTCGCCGAGTTCTTCGAATTTCGCCGCCAAGGCCGGGATTGGACTGGCTACGAAGGCCTCAGTGTAAGCGGTCTGGACTGCGTGTTTGACAACCTCATGAACGGCACCGCCATGATCACTTCACGCTCGGGCTGGAAGTGGGACGACATCATCTATGACATCGGGATGCGCCTTTCGGATATTGCCCACCAGGACATGGTGGTATTGGCTACCACCACTGAGGATATCGTGCGGGCCAAGCAAAATGGGCAGATTGCTTTCGTGGTCTCGCTCGAGGGCGCGGCCATGATCGAGAACGAGCTCGATCGCTTGGACATCCTCTATGGCCTGGGGGTACGCTGTTTGGGAATCGCCTATAGCGAGGGCAACCAACTCGGCGGGGGCTTACGCGAGCCCAACGACGGCGGGCTCACCGTGTTCGGACGCAAGGCGGTTCAGCGGATGAACAAGCTGGGCATTGCCATCGACATCTCCCATTCCGGCGACCGCACTTCCATGGACACCATCGAAATCAGCGAGAAGCCGGTCTTCATCACCCACGCCGGGGCCCGGGCCTTGTGGAACTCCAACCGCCTCAAGCCCGATGAGGTGATCAAGGCCTGCGCGGCCAAAGGCGGAGTCATCGGCATCGAAGCCGCCCCCCATACCACCATCACCCATAAGAACCCTCGCCACTCCATCGATAGCTTTATGGAGCACTTCGAGTACTGCGTAGACTTAGTGGGCATTGACCACGTAGCTTTCGGCCCAGACGTGCTCTTTGGCGATCATGTGGGTCTGCACCACACCCTCTCGGAGGCCTTGTCCATCGCCGCCAGCCGGGGGGCGCTGGAGTATCCCAAAGTGGAGTGGGTGGACGGCTTGGAGAGCCCAGCTGAAGCTTTCCCTAACATCGTGCGCTGGCTGGTCAAGCACGGTTATAGCGACGAGGATATCGCCAAGGTGGTGGGGGGTAACATCATGCGGGTGCTAAAGGAAGTCTGGTACAAGTAG
- a CDS encoding alpha/beta fold hydrolase: protein MHIEINGVNLVYDDSGGEKIPFVTLHGGPGMGSRKGDWAAFQPLTDTFRLISYDQRGNGESEGREPYSHEQFVADLEGLRQKLNLGRIVLLGGSYGGFIALEYALRHPENLHALILRDTAASNKYQYTAKQRALASGLPMDGERLDRLFSGRLTSDEDFRESFAMIQPLYTVRRDPEEEARRLAALPFRYQTHNWAFRRNQPNYDLTARLPEIKVPVLVTVGRHDWITPLEASQELHRLLPNSQLVIFENSGHSPHVEEQERYLQEVRNFLQRHLASQI, encoded by the coding sequence ATGCATATCGAAATCAACGGGGTAAATTTGGTTTACGACGACTCGGGCGGCGAAAAAATCCCCTTCGTCACCTTGCACGGCGGCCCCGGCATGGGTAGCCGCAAGGGGGACTGGGCAGCGTTCCAACCCCTCACCGATACTTTCCGCCTTATCAGCTATGACCAGCGTGGCAACGGCGAGTCGGAGGGCCGCGAGCCCTATTCTCACGAGCAGTTTGTGGCCGACCTCGAGGGGTTGCGCCAGAAGCTGAACCTGGGCCGGATCGTGCTGCTGGGCGGCTCGTATGGGGGCTTTATCGCCCTGGAGTACGCCCTGCGCCACCCGGAGAACCTACACGCCCTTATCCTGCGCGACACCGCCGCGAGCAACAAGTACCAGTACACCGCTAAGCAACGGGCGCTGGCGAGCGGCTTACCGATGGACGGGGAGCGCTTGGATCGGCTCTTCTCCGGCCGCCTGACCTCCGACGAGGACTTTCGCGAGAGCTTCGCCATGATCCAGCCGCTCTATACTGTCCGGCGCGACCCCGAGGAGGAAGCCCGGCGGCTGGCCGCCCTCCCCTTCCGCTACCAGACCCACAATTGGGCCTTCCGCCGCAACCAGCCCAATTACGACCTCACCGCCCGCCTCCCCGAGATCAAGGTCCCGGTCTTGGTCACGGTAGGCCGCCACGACTGGATTACCCCGCTCGAGGCCAGCCAGGAGTTACACCGGCTACTCCCCAATAGCCAGCTGGTGATCTTCGAGAATAGCGGGCACTCGCCCCATGTGGAAGAGCAAGAGCGGTATTTGCAGGAGGTGCGAAATTTTCTGCAGCGCCACCTGGCTTCGCAGATCTGA
- a CDS encoding transposase yields MQDNLSTHSPASFYAHLPAAQAFALMERWEWNYTPPRASLLNMVEIEPSTLSRQCLQRRIGT; encoded by the coding sequence GTGCAGGATAACCTTTCCACCCACAGCCCGGCCTCCTTCTATGCGCATCTGCCTGCAGCGCAGGCGTTTGCCCTGATGGAGCGGTGGGAGTGGAACTACACCCCGCCCAGGGCCAGTTTGCTGAACATGGTGGAGATTGAGCCATCGACTCTCTCCCGGCAGTGCTTGCAGCGCCGCATTGGAACCTAA
- a CDS encoding zinc-binding dehydrogenase, translating to MKALLIDGPGKVRVGEFEQPPTDVEGRLRIAVQAVTVCGSDLHYFLEGGIGSAVVREPFVVGHEFSGIVDDPNGARFGLPEGTLVAVDPAESCGGCEWCLAGSPNLCPNVEFAGSPPVPGAMREFFWAKPSNLFPLPKGFDAVDAALLEPLGVAIHAVDHAKIRLGCRVAVVGAGAIGMYLLQVARVAGAGEVHVLEPLEYRRRKALELGADAVHSTPEELLQATEGLGAEVVLEATDSAQGPEDACTVARIGGRVVLVGIPEGDRFSLTASQVRRKGLTIKLSRRMGHVYPRAIRLASSGRVNLRAVATHQFTLDQAPLAFSLQAARKEEIIKSVIHIQPQTPIDG from the coding sequence ATGAAAGCTCTTTTGATCGATGGCCCAGGGAAAGTCAGGGTAGGGGAGTTCGAGCAACCCCCCACGGACGTGGAAGGGCGGCTGCGCATCGCGGTACAGGCCGTAACAGTGTGCGGCTCAGATCTACACTACTTTCTCGAAGGCGGTATCGGCAGTGCAGTGGTACGGGAACCCTTTGTAGTAGGACATGAGTTTTCTGGCATAGTAGACGATCCGAATGGGGCAAGGTTTGGCTTGCCGGAAGGTACACTGGTCGCAGTAGATCCTGCCGAATCTTGTGGTGGTTGTGAGTGGTGCTTGGCGGGCTCCCCAAATCTCTGTCCCAACGTGGAATTCGCAGGTTCTCCCCCAGTCCCCGGGGCTATGCGGGAGTTCTTCTGGGCCAAACCGAGCAATCTTTTCCCTCTGCCGAAAGGGTTTGACGCGGTGGACGCGGCTTTGCTGGAGCCGCTCGGAGTTGCGATTCACGCGGTGGACCACGCGAAGATTCGCCTTGGCTGCCGAGTAGCTGTGGTGGGGGCCGGGGCGATTGGCATGTATCTCCTTCAGGTAGCCCGGGTAGCTGGGGCCGGGGAGGTGCACGTCCTTGAGCCGCTAGAGTATCGCCGCCGTAAAGCTCTGGAGCTTGGCGCAGATGCTGTTCATAGCACCCCAGAGGAACTTTTACAGGCCACCGAAGGGCTGGGAGCGGAGGTGGTGCTGGAGGCCACTGACAGCGCACAAGGTCCAGAAGACGCCTGCACGGTCGCACGCATCGGTGGCAGAGTGGTGCTGGTCGGTATACCTGAGGGTGATCGCTTTAGCCTCACAGCTTCGCAGGTGCGGCGTAAGGGACTCACGATCAAACTCTCTAGGCGAATGGGCCACGTATACCCACGAGCAATCCGCCTTGCCTCATCCGGCCGTGTCAACTTGCGGGCGGTGGCTACGCATCAATTCACCCTGGATCAAGCCCCTTTAGCCTTCTCCCTTCAGGCTGCGCGTAAGGAGGAGATTATCAAAAGCGTCATCCACATTCAGCCACAAACCCCGATCGATGGCTGA